The stretch of DNA actgcTACACTGCTACTgaatgctagcccagctccttagccgctacactgctactgcatgctagcccagctccttaaccgctacaatgctactgcatgctagcccagctccttaactgcTACACTGCTACTgaatgctagcccagctccttagccgctaCACTGCTAcggcatgctagcccagctccttagccgccACACTGCTAcggcatgctagcccagctccttagccgccACACTGCTAcggcatgctagcccagctccttaactgcTACActgctactgcatgctagcccagctccttagccgctaCACTGCTAcggcatgctagcccagctccttagccactacactacaacctTATGTACCTTGTACCGAATGTCTCTGTCATAATTGGTACAGTGtgtataataatgatgataataataataataataataataataataataacttggaTTTATTTAGCGCCTTTCATAGgtattatatttgtgtgtgtgtgtgtgtgtgtgtatgtgagtgtgtgtgtgtgagactcaatcatgcctgtatctctctctctccctctctctctctccctctccctccctctccctctccctccctctctctctgcagtgtgtTTGAAGAGTGCAGGCAGCTGGTGGACCTGgcatgggtggaggagagctgcAGGTTTGACGAGTGCCACCTCATGCCCTGCCCATCCATGGCACTGGCCGCAGACATGTGCAAGCAGAGGGGCTTCTGTGTCGAGTGGCGCAGCCTCACCAACGGCAGCTGCAgtcagtgtgacacacacacacacacacacacacataaacaagcacacacacacatacacacctaaacaagtatacaaacacacacacacacacacacacacacacacacacacacacacacacacacacacatgcacacacacacaaacaagcatacaaacacacacacacctaaacaagcatacaaacacacacacatacacacacacacacacacacacacaaacaagtatacatacacacacacacacacacacacacacacacacacacacacacacacacactctctctgttcgATTGTCAATGTGGTACCTTTAGGTAGTGAACACAATGTGGAcgcactgctcctgctcctgtttcAGGCGTATCCTGTCCAGATGGGATGGTGTACCAGGAGTGCCGGGACCACCTGGATGACCACTGCAATGGAAGGTcagggtactgtgtgtgtgtgtgtgtgtgtgtgtgtgtgtgtgtgtgtgtgtgtgtgtgttgtgtgtgtgtgtgtgtgtgtgtgtgtgtgtgtgtgtgtgtgtgtgtgtgtgtgtgtgtgtgtgtgtgtgtgtgtgtgtgtgtgtgtgtgtgtgtgtgtgtgtgtgtgtgtcagtatgagaGAGGGTTCATAATGATGCATTCTGATGGTGTTGCTTTGTAGGAGTGTGTGACCTTCtgctcaccgtgtgtgtgtgtgtttctgattctCACCATgttcaactctgtgtgtgtgtgtgtgtgtgtgtgtgtgtgtgtgtgacagtatgaGAGAGGGTTCATAATGATGTATTCTGATGGTGTTGCTTTGTAGGAGTGTGTGACCTTCtgctcaccgtgtgtgtgtgtgtgtgtgtgtgtgtgtgtgtttctgattctCACCATgttcaactctgtgtgtgtgtgtgtgtgtgtgtgtgtgtgtgacagtatgaGAGAGGGTTCATAATGATGTATTCTGATGGTGTTGCTTTGTAGGAGTGTGTGACCTTCtgctcaccgtgtgtgtgtgtgtgtgtgtgtgtgtgtttctgattctCACCATgttcaactctgtgtgtgtgtgtgtgtgtgtgtgtgttccccagtCTGCCTGTGTCTGGTCGTGACCTGGAGGATGTCAAATCCGGTTGCTTCTGCCCAGAGCCCATGTTACGGGCCAGGGAGaacagttatgtgtgtgtggacacctgCACTGgtgagtatacacacacacacacacacacactgaggcatgtgtgttgtgtagtagtCAATGACGAAACAGTTATGCACAGTTACTTTCACCACTGACTGACAATAGGTTACCAttaaaaacatactgtagcttgaaaaaagcaacacttaaaaATGCTTAATAATATCAATTGAGATATCTGTCCCTCGTACTAACTCTAAAGCAGAGGACTGTTCCTCATGCTAACTCTTGAAGAGATAACTGTTCCTCCTACTAACTCTAAAGCAGAGGACTGTTCCTCATACTAACTCTTGAAGAGATAACTGTTCCTCGTACTAACTCTAAAGCAGAGGACTGTTCCTCATACTAACTCTTGAAGAGATAACTGTTCCTCGTACTAACTCTAAAGCAGAGGACTGTTCCTCATGCTAACTCTTGAAGAGATAACTGTTCCTCCTACTAACTCTAAAGCAGAGGACTGTTCCTCATACTAACTCTTGAAGAGATAACTGTTCCTCGTACTAACTCTAAAGCAGAGGACTGTTCCTCATGCTAACTCTTGAAGAGATAACTGTTCCTCCTACTAACTCTAAAGCAGAGGACTGTTCCTCCTACTAACTCTAAAGCAGAGGACTGTTCCTCGTACTAACTCTAAAGCAGAGGACTGTTCCTCCTACTAACTCTAAAGCAGAGGACTGTTCCTCGTACTAACTCTAAAGCAGAGGACTGTTCCTCATACTAACTCTAAAGCAGATGACTGTTCCTCATGCTAACTCTTGAAGAGATAACTGTTCCTCGTACTAACTGTAAAGCAGAGGACTGTTCCTCATGCTAACTCTTGAAGAGATAACTGTTCCTCCTACTAACTCTAAAGCAGAGGACTGTTCCTCCTACTAACTCTAAAGCAGAGGACTGTTCCTCGTACTAACTGTAAAGCAGAGGACTGTTCCTCATACTAACTCTTGAAGAGATAACTGTCCCTCGTACTAACTCTAAAGCAGAGGACTGTTCCTCGTACTAACTGTAAAGCAGAGGACTGTTCCTCATACTAACTCTTGAAGAGATAACTGTTCCTCGTACTAACTCTAAAGCAGAGGACTGTTCCTCATGCTAACTCTTGAAGAGATAACTGTTCCTCCTACTAACTCTAAAGCAGAGGACTGTCCCTCGTACTAACTCTAAAGCAGATGACTGTTCCTCATGCTAACTCTTGAAGAGATAACTGTCCCTCGTACTAACTCTGAAGCATAGGACTGTTCCTCATACTAACTCTTGAAGAGATAACTGTCCCTCGTACTAACTCTAAAGCAGAGGACTGTTCCTCATACTAACTCTTGAAGAGATAACTGTCCCTCGTACTAACTCTAAAGCAGAGGACTGTCCCTCGTGCTAAGAGATTGGGATGGAAGGGATCTTTCTTTTCCATTACACCACTGACAATGTCCTTTTGATTTCAGAGTCAACAActgcaccccccaccacctaCACCACTGCACTCCCCACCACCTACACCActgcaccccccaccacctTCACCACTGCACCCCCCACCACTTACACCActgcaccccccaccacctacaccactgcaccccccaccacctTCACCACTGCACCCCCCACCACTTACACCAccgcaccccccaccaccatctgTAAGCCGTGTGTGGACCCACAGACAGGCAAGACCTGGCCGTGTGGGGCGACATGGGAGGAGAAGTGTTCTGATAAAACGTGCGATAACGGGAGAATCTTCATGACACCGGTCGCATGTCCGCACAGTCCTGTTCCAGACTGCCCTAATGGTCGGAGGTCGAGGGTTCGGGATGGATGCTGCCATACGTAcaagtgtgactgtgagtgtccACCAGCTTCATCTGACTGCATGCATCTTTCATTGTCCCTAAATTCCTGTTAGCGTGATCTTTACAAATAATGGGACGTTACTGATTTGGATGCGTTTTGACTGGCATCTGTCGATCTGTGTGAGttttgttcttgttcttttGTCCTATGCCGTGGTCCTCCTCATCTGTTACCGGTTCCCTGTTACCCTGCTAATGCCCTGTTTATACCCTTCTCATGCCGGTACATGAGTGAATGTACAGGATCTTTACATAAATGCTTAAAGGAGATCTCTggccagggggggatttagactccagaggatTAAAGGAGATCTCCagccagggggggatttagactccagagggttaaagtAGATCTTCGGccaggggggatttagactccagagggttaaaggAGATCTCCggccagggggggatttagactccagagggttaaaggAGATCTCCggccagggggggatttagactccagagggttaaaggAGATCTCCggccagggggggatttagactccagagggttaaaggAGATCTCCggccagggggggatttagactccagagggttaaaggAGATATCAGGCCATTTTTCACACAGGTCTCTGTTTCTCCACGTCACCGAGGACTGGcggtatgaaaaaaaaacatctgtgcTACGTAGCTCAAGTTATTGCAGGCAACAgctagagcagccaggcagctccaGTGGTACACTTGGGGGGCATCTTTATAATCATGCCACCCGCTcaaccaggcagctacagtggtACACTTGGGGGGCATCTTTAAAATCATGCCACCCGCTCAACCAGGCAGCTCCAGTGGTACACTTGGGGGGCATCTTTAAAATCATGCCACCCGCTCAACCAGGCAGCTCCAGTGGTACACTTGGGGGGCATCTTTAAAATCATGCCACCCGCTCAACCCGGCAGCTCCAGTGGTACACTTGGGGGGCATCTTTAAAATCATGCCACCCGCTCAACCAGGCAGCTCCAGTGGTACACTTGGGGGGCATCTTTAAAATCATGCCACCCGCTCAACCAGGCAGCTCCAGTGGTACACTTGGGGGGCATCTTTAAAATCATGCCACCCGCTCAACCCGGCAGCTCCAGTGGTACACTTGGGGGGCATCTTTAAAATCATGCCACCCGCTCAACCCGGCAGCTCCAGTGATACACTTGGGGGGCATCTTTAAAATCATGCCATCCGCTCAACCCGGCAGCTCCAGTGGTCCGCTCAACCAGGCAGCTCCAGTGGTACACTTGGGGGGCATCTTTAAAATCATGCCACCCGCTCAACCAGGCAGCTCCAGTGGTACACTTGGGGGGCATCTTTAAAATCATGCCACCCGCTCAACCAGGCAGCTCCAGTGGTACACTTGGGGGGCATCTTTAAAATCATGCCACCCGCTCAACCAGGCAGCTCCAGTGGTACACTTGGGGGGCATCTTTAAAATCATGCCACCCGCTcaaccaggcagctacagtggtACACTTGGGGGGCATCTTTAAAATCATGCCACCCGCTCAACCAGGCACTATCCTGCCGCCACCAGGCAGATTTCGATCCAGTTCTATTTCTGTCGTGCCGCTTAATAATATCCACTGTTTATCCAATGCTCAGGAATATCCATTGTTTATCCAATGCTCAGTAATATCCTTTGTTTATCTAATGCTCAGTAATATGCATTGTTTATCTAATGCTCAGGAATATCCATCGTTTTATCTAATGCCCAGTAATATCCTTTGTAATATCTAATGCCCAGTAATATCCTTTGTTTATCTAAAGCTCAGTAATATCCATTGTTTATGCGAGTGTGACGTACAAGTCTCTATCTCCCacaggtgtgtgtactgtctctGGAGACCCCCATTATCGGACCTTCAGTGGCACATATTACGACTTCCAGGGTGACTGTACCTACACATTGGTACAGGAGCTGTTGCCACAGCAACAGCTCAGCATCGTGGTGGACAACTTCTATTGCTTCCGCCCATCGACTGTGACCTGCGCTAAAGGGATCGTTATGAAATTCCGAAACCACACTGTCTCCCTCGCCCAGCAGACTGTTTGGAGCAAACCAACAGTATGTGCTCATAGGTCATATAATCATGCTTACGGTAGATTCTCTAACTTGCATAGCGCAGAGAttgcacttaaagggatattccgccatttttggaaatacgctcattttccacctcccctcgagcaaaacaatcgatatttaccttgttcccgttcatacagccattctgtgagtctgacgatacaacttttagcttcagc from Sardina pilchardus unplaced genomic scaffold, fSarPil1.1 HAP1_SCAFFOLD_177, whole genome shotgun sequence encodes:
- the LOC134074314 gene encoding intestinal mucin-like protein codes for the protein MTFEKHTVAVSIRDLYMPGVRLDATLDGVYVNPNYEEHGIRFESTILTMTVYIDKVGVKVSLDTNNKIVIMVGHHFRKNTEGQCGDCGGSSCVRPGGQIENDYCCPQTAYDWITPNPSKPQCASAPRNQSCSPSPPPPPPPCPTPICDLLKHPVFEECRQLVDLAWVEESCRFDECHLMPCPSMALAADMCKQRGFCVEWRSLTNGSCSVSCPDGMVYQECRDHLDDHCNGSLPVSGRDLEDVKSGCFCPEPMLRARENSYVCVDTCTESTTAPPTTYTTALPTTYTTAPPTTFTTAPPTTYTTAPPTTYTTAPPTTFTTAPPTTYTTAPPTTICKPCVDPQTGKTWPCGATWEEKCSDKTCDNGRIFMTPVACPHSPVPDCPNGRRSRVRDGCCHTYKCDCVCTVSGDPHYRTFSGTYYDFQGDCTYTLVQELLPQQQLSIVVDNFYCFRPSTVTCAKGIVMKFRNHTVSLAQQTVWSKPTVSLNMKLVTPPHWEDGLRFETSGNRVSVYMEEIRSHVSMEPAAHVTITLAMEHFQNNVEGQCGE